One region of Erythrolamprus reginae isolate rEryReg1 chromosome 8, rEryReg1.hap1, whole genome shotgun sequence genomic DNA includes:
- the KIAA2013 gene encoding uncharacterized protein KIAA2013 homolog, producing MWLQQRLKGLPGLLSSSWARRLLALLAFLLAASWYLGGAWPRLLLRLRPGGASGGAAGLCLQAETRAWRKGEARLLGEGPGQAPPGLVGNGHLLLDAQANRLWVAPMGAPGPAWPTDYGPLAQLRSLAWVESEAGASALLLKEGALRRVRCVHPGGPGGACVTIREELLAHRGRPHLYLQRLTVDNPTERLLALEITGPASSSSSSSSSGRSFVTSLEKAGDRQFFLSSGRALQPAGEKLVLVVVAAKKLVSRVQVAPKSRFEETLMSVVLSSEPIEAAQLDETFGRLRDAAKREMMEVMPLRTEELVQEHRRAWDELFISGVEMRKITDAHTPSSDTVNLTLYFVLSTTPAPLLDPRHSPEEKEKMEATLNYADHCFSGHTTMHAENLWPSQLSTVLQVLQLSNLWKLTLQKRGCKGLVTAGAHGLMQGMVLSFGGLQFTENHLQFQSDPEVLQNSYALRGIHYNKDLINLAVLLDAEGKPFLHVSVKFQDKPVKLYACEGGCANDPVELTSQVHGHTFPVMVTQPITPLLYISTDLVHLQDLRHTLHLKAILAHEEHMAKRYPGLPFLFWFSVASLITLFHLFLFKLIYNEYCGPGAKPLFRSKV from the exons ATGTGGCTGCAGCAGCGGCTGAAGGGCCTGCCGGGGCTGCTGTCCAGCAGCTGGGCGCGGCGCTTGCTGGCTCTGCTGGCCTTCCTGCTGGCCGCTTCCTGGTACCTGGGCGGCGCCTGGCCGCGCCTACTGCTGCGGCTGAGGCCCGGGGGAGCCTCGGGGGGCGCGGCGGGCCTGTGCCTCCAGGCCGAGACTCGGGCCTGGCGGAAAGGAGAAGCCCGGCTGCTGGGGGAAGGCCCTGGCCAGGCTCCCCCGGGCCTGGTGGGCAACGGGCACCTGCTGCTGGATGCCCAGGCCAACCGCCTCTGGGTGGCCCCCATGGGCGCCCCGGGCCCTGCTTGGCCTACTGACTATGGACCCCTGGCCCAGTTGCGGAGCCTGGCCTGGGTCGAGAGTGAGGCAGGGGCCTCTgccttgctgctgaaggaaggggCCTTGCGGAGGGTCCGCTGCGTCCACCCAGGGGGCCCCGGCGGGGCTTGCGTGACCATCCGGGAGGAGCTGCTGGCCCACCGCGGACGCCCCCACCTCTACTTGCAACGCCTGACGGTGGACAACCCTACCGAACGCCTGTTGGCTTTGGAAATAACTGGCCCGGCTTcatcatcctcttcctcttcctcctctggacGTTCTTTCGTCACCAGCCTGGAGAAAGCGGGCGACCGGCAGTTCTTCTTGTCTTCGGGCCGGGCGTTGCAGCCGGCCGGAGAGAAGCTGGTGTTGGTTGTGGTGGCGGCTAAGAAGCTGGTCAGCCGGGTGCAGGTGGCGCCCAAGTCGCGCTTCGAGGAGACGCTGATGTCCGTGGTGCTCAGCTCAGAGCCCATCGAGGCTGCCCAGCTGGATGAGACCTTTGGGCGGCTGCGGGACGCGGccaagagagagatgatggaggtGATGCCCTTGAGGACCGAGGAGCTGGTCCAGGAACACCGCCGGGCGTGGGACGAGCTCTTCATCTCAG GTGTGGAAATGCGCAAGATCACCGACGCCCACACCCCTTCCAGCGACACCGTCAACCTGACGCTCTACTTCGTCCTGTCCACCACCCCGGCTCCCCTCCTGGACCCCCGCCATAGCcccgaggagaaggagaagatggaAGCTACTCTGAACTACGCTGACCACTGCTTCAGCGGTCACACCACCATGCACGCCGAGAACCTTTGGCCCAGCCAGCTGTCCACCGTCCTGCAGGTTTTGCAGCTCTCGAACCTGTGGAAGCTGACGCTGCAGAAACGGGGCTGCAAAGGGCTGGTGACCGCGGGGGCTCACGGCCTCATGCAGGGGATGGTGCTCAGCTTTGGCGGGCTGCAGTTCACTGAGAACCACCTGCAGTTCCAATCCGACCCGGAAGTCCTCCAGAACAGTTACGCCTTGCGGGGGATCCATTACAACAAGGACCTCATCAACCTGGCCGTGTTGCTCGACGCTGAGGGGAAGCCCTTCCTCCATGTCTCTGTCAAGTTCCAGGACAAGCCGGTGAAGCTGTACGCCTGCGAGGGCGGCTGCGCCAACGACCCCGTGGAGCTGACCTCCCAGGTACACGGCCACACCTTTCCCGTGATGGTGACCCAGCCCATCACGCCGCTCCTGTACATCTCCACCGATCTGGTCCACCTCCAGGACCTGCGCCACACCCTCCACCTCAAGGCCATCTTGGCCCACGAGGAGCACATGGCCAAGCGCTACCCGGGCCTCCCTTTCCTCTTCTGGTTCAGCGTGGCCTCCCTCATTACCCTCTTCCACCTCTTCCTCTTCAAGCTCATTTACAACGAGTACTGTGGGCCTGGGGCTAAGCCGCTCTTCCGGAGCAAGGTCTGA